A genomic window from Winogradskyella sp. J14-2 includes:
- a CDS encoding 3'-5' exonuclease, giving the protein MNWFNRKTYPEYWEAYKDCFSISQEQNIQRIRFVVFDTETTGLNTKNDRILSIGCVAIEGLKIKVSDQLELYVKQETFNADTVKIHGLLREGKLYKIEEPKAIELFLAYIKNAVLIAHHAAFDVSMVNAALARLGLPKLKNKVIDTGHIFQKTKLDNSKTHFSLDELSQRFKIPLHDRHTACGDAYITALLFLKLCSKLLVTNSKISLKDLERPQNRVGLL; this is encoded by the coding sequence ATGAATTGGTTTAATCGTAAAACTTATCCAGAATATTGGGAGGCATATAAAGATTGTTTTTCAATATCCCAAGAGCAAAATATTCAACGCATACGCTTTGTTGTTTTCGATACTGAAACCACGGGACTCAATACCAAAAATGATAGAATTTTATCCATAGGCTGTGTAGCAATAGAGGGCTTAAAAATAAAAGTATCAGATCAACTAGAATTATATGTTAAGCAAGAAACTTTTAATGCAGATACTGTTAAAATACACGGTTTATTAAGGGAAGGTAAACTTTATAAAATTGAAGAGCCCAAGGCTATAGAACTCTTTTTAGCATATATTAAAAATGCAGTTTTAATTGCACATCATGCCGCATTTGATGTCTCCATGGTTAATGCTGCACTTGCCAGATTAGGATTACCCAAACTTAAGAACAAGGTTATTGACACAGGCCATATATTTCAGAAAACAAAACTAGACAACAGCAAAACACACTTTAGCTTAGATGAGTTATCTCAAAGATTTAAAATACCACTTCATGACAGACATACTGCTTGTGGTGATGCTTACATAACTGCATTGTTGTTTTTAAAATTATGTTCTAAGTTGTTAGTAACAAACTCAAAAATTAGCTTAAAAGATCTAGAAAGACCACAAAATCGTGTTGGGCTATTATAA
- a CDS encoding metallophosphoesterase, with amino-acid sequence MKRNYVLILLVFMSLSVTGQMIVRGPYLQKGTETGVTIKWRTDAADTSVIEYSTDMTFSTYSTFNEATLKTEHEVEIVGLTAGTVYYYRLGTGGSLLAHNSALYFKTHPTAGSIDPYTFWILGGIGKAGFSSNSARAAEVRDAFYSYIGNHTIDGIILTGDNADSKGTDAQYQSSMFNTYSDKLQNSIVWSTIGNIDGQFVNNTSGPIGAYYDIFTFPTLGESGGLASGTESYYSFDYGNVHFIVLNSFEEDRSVGSTMYNWALNDIQNTTQQWIVGIWHHPPYSKGYHTSEGIQYNGDPVEIELIEMRENIIPMLEANGIDLVIAGHSEVYERSYFINGHYGESASFDFATHTIGPSGDGDGKPTSSGAYSKSSIGDNAGLGTVYSVNATASRIANGDLDHNAMFYAVKQYGTGILEVDGNNLSMKFLNRFGVIEDSFTIHKGPDYVYDNGWQDGNNPNGIATDLEDLVVIAGDANITSNTTFNTVTVNPNGNLIVDSGVNLTAKNIVLESDSDAYSSLNPSATSAVFGRTRYERYVNQIGSSSGGGNDLVSSPLTNGTMETFSDFADWNKNIAASNNLRAFAPFNNVSGNYENYDIVVNETTTLEAGKGYRAATIDGSPVVFTGTVNIGNVNTTISAGSASSWNLVGNPYTSYLDAQAFIAENGSSGNDVLGSNYNAIYGYNAGTDGSGIWTIINNVQNIGKNIAPGQGFFVFSNGSGGANNLSFTPAMRTTVGNDDFILGRNSNSISHLSLRIQGVGNNYDTDFYFTDNCSLGLDIGYDAGSIDASDAEFSLYSHLVTDNVGVDLAIQCLSFDDMESVVVPLGINASTGHNISVNIQENDLSEDINIYLEDNLENTFTLLNINTYNFTTTEDLEGTGRFFLHFSPSTLSNASNDINGLEIFTTTNPDVLNINGRLSRSTELNLYDVQGRLVLSRVLESGSNKNSIDVASLESGVYVVKLDVLGTVRTEKVIIN; translated from the coding sequence ATGAAAAGAAATTACGTACTTATACTTTTGGTTTTTATGTCATTGTCTGTAACTGGGCAAATGATTGTTCGAGGTCCATATCTTCAGAAAGGTACTGAGACAGGCGTTACAATAAAATGGAGAACAGATGCAGCCGATACATCTGTTATTGAGTATAGTACAGATATGACATTTTCTACCTATTCAACTTTTAATGAGGCTACACTAAAGACAGAGCATGAAGTTGAAATTGTAGGCCTAACAGCCGGTACTGTTTACTACTATAGATTAGGTACAGGTGGCAGCTTATTAGCTCATAATTCAGCGCTCTATTTTAAGACTCATCCTACTGCTGGCTCTATTGACCCTTACACCTTCTGGATCCTTGGAGGTATAGGTAAAGCGGGTTTTAGCTCTAATTCAGCCAGAGCTGCAGAGGTAAGGGATGCGTTCTATTCTTACATAGGCAATCATACAATTGATGGTATTATTTTAACAGGAGATAATGCAGACTCTAAAGGAACAGATGCTCAATACCAAAGCAGTATGTTTAACACCTACTCAGATAAATTACAGAATTCAATTGTATGGTCTACCATTGGTAATATAGATGGGCAATTTGTTAATAACACATCTGGCCCAATAGGTGCTTATTACGATATTTTTACGTTTCCAACCTTAGGTGAGTCTGGTGGTTTGGCATCAGGCACAGAGTCTTATTATTCCTTTGATTACGGTAATGTACATTTTATAGTTTTAAATTCTTTTGAAGAAGACAGATCTGTTGGCAGTACTATGTATAATTGGGCTTTAAATGATATCCAAAATACAACTCAGCAATGGATTGTTGGAATATGGCACCACCCACCATATTCTAAAGGCTACCATACTTCTGAAGGTATTCAATATAATGGTGATCCGGTTGAAATAGAATTAATAGAAATGCGCGAAAACATTATACCAATGCTAGAAGCAAATGGAATAGATTTGGTCATTGCAGGACATTCTGAGGTCTATGAACGATCTTACTTTATTAATGGACACTATGGTGAATCGGCATCTTTCGATTTTGCTACACATACCATAGGGCCAAGTGGTGATGGTGATGGTAAGCCAACGAGCAGTGGTGCTTACAGCAAAAGCAGTATTGGTGATAATGCTGGATTAGGGACAGTATACTCAGTAAATGCTACAGCATCGCGTATTGCAAACGGAGACCTAGATCATAACGCAATGTTTTATGCGGTAAAACAATATGGTACTGGTATTTTAGAAGTAGATGGTAATAATCTCTCAATGAAGTTTTTAAATCGATTTGGTGTAATAGAAGATAGCTTTACTATTCACAAAGGCCCAGATTATGTTTACGATAATGGTTGGCAAGATGGTAATAATCCTAATGGTATAGCTACAGATTTAGAAGACTTAGTTGTAATTGCAGGTGATGCTAATATTACGTCGAATACTACATTTAATACGGTGACTGTAAATCCTAACGGTAATTTAATCGTTGACTCAGGTGTTAATTTAACTGCTAAGAATATTGTTTTAGAGTCAGATTCAGATGCGTATTCTAGTCTAAACCCTTCAGCTACAAGCGCAGTATTTGGTAGAACAAGGTATGAGAGGTACGTAAACCAGATTGGTTCTTCTTCAGGTGGTGGAAATGATTTAGTGTCCTCTCCTCTAACTAACGGAACCATGGAGACTTTTAGCGATTTTGCTGATTGGAATAAAAATATAGCAGCATCTAATAATCTAAGAGCATTTGCTCCGTTTAACAACGTTTCTGGTAATTACGAAAATTATGATATAGTCGTCAACGAAACCACAACTCTTGAAGCTGGCAAAGGATATCGTGCAGCTACTATAGATGGAAGTCCGGTTGTATTTACAGGTACCGTAAATATTGGTAACGTTAATACAACAATTTCTGCTGGCTCTGCTAGTTCTTGGAATTTAGTTGGTAACCCTTATACAAGTTACTTAGATGCTCAAGCATTTATTGCTGAAAACGGTTCATCAGGCAATGATGTTTTAGGTTCTAATTATAACGCTATTTATGGTTACAATGCTGGTACTGATGGCTCTGGTATCTGGACCATTATAAATAATGTTCAGAATATTGGAAAAAACATTGCGCCAGGCCAAGGGTTTTTTGTATTCTCAAACGGTTCTGGAGGCGCCAATAATCTGTCATTTACACCAGCAATGAGAACTACAGTGGGTAATGATGATTTTATTTTAGGTAGAAACAGTAACTCTATATCTCACCTTAGTTTAAGAATACAAGGTGTTGGTAATAACTATGACACTGATTTTTATTTTACGGATAATTGCTCCTTAGGTTTGGATATTGGTTATGATGCAGGGTCTATAGATGCAAGTGATGCTGAGTTCTCATTATATTCTCATTTAGTTACTGATAACGTCGGTGTAGATCTTGCAATTCAATGTTTGTCTTTTGATGATATGGAAAGTGTGGTAGTTCCTTTAGGAATAAATGCATCTACAGGGCATAATATTAGTGTTAATATACAAGAGAACGATTTATCCGAAGATATTAATATCTACCTCGAAGATAATCTAGAAAATACTTTTACGTTACTAAATATAAACACATATAATTTTACTACAACAGAAGATTTAGAAGGCACAGGTAGATTTTTCTTGCATTTTTCACCATCTACGCTTTCCAATGCATCCAACGATATCAATGGTCTAGAAATATTTACAACTACTAATCCAGATGTATTGAATATTAATGGTAGGTTGAGTAGATCAACAGAATTAAACCTTTACGATGTGCAAGGTAGGCTGGTATTATCTAGAGTATTAGAAAGTGGAAGCAATAAAAATTCAATAGATGTAGCGTCACTGGAATCTGGTGTGTATGTAGTAAAACTTGATGTTCTAGGTACTGTAAGAACAGAAAAGGTAATTATAAATTAA
- a CDS encoding tetratricopeptide repeat protein, translating to MRYVLLYIVLFVLSVTNINAHGDLHKRILKASQEIKKYPDSAYLYFKRGQLYYQHKTYIKSLRDFKSSKSLGLESKEQNFYIAKSKYHLEQYTSSKKTIKKILKNDPNNSSALKLLADIYFKKSKYKKAANLYDEILANSKITLPEDYIHASKTWYATNTDYGYKRSQSILLQGIEKLGDIIVLYNKLISNYEAKQDYESAIKFQNKVIEISNRKERAYLKLASIQIKQERFKAAEFSIEKAEESYNELPHRLRNAKFMQEFYSELQSKKSILNN from the coding sequence TTGCGATATGTCTTACTCTATATAGTATTGTTTGTACTCTCAGTTACAAATATTAATGCACATGGTGATTTGCATAAACGAATATTGAAAGCTTCTCAAGAGATAAAAAAGTATCCTGATAGTGCTTATCTATATTTTAAAAGAGGACAACTCTATTACCAACACAAAACTTACATAAAAAGCCTTAGAGATTTTAAATCATCAAAATCATTAGGGTTAGAATCTAAAGAACAGAACTTTTACATCGCTAAAAGCAAATATCACCTAGAGCAATACACGTCTTCTAAAAAAACTATTAAAAAGATATTAAAAAATGATCCAAATAATAGTAGTGCTTTAAAACTATTGGCAGATATCTACTTTAAAAAAAGTAAATATAAAAAGGCCGCAAATTTATACGATGAAATTTTAGCAAATTCTAAAATAACATTGCCTGAAGATTATATACATGCATCAAAAACATGGTACGCTACAAATACTGATTACGGTTATAAACGTTCTCAATCGATACTTCTTCAAGGCATTGAAAAATTAGGAGATATCATTGTTTTGTATAATAAACTTATTTCAAATTACGAAGCGAAACAAGATTATGAATCAGCGATAAAATTTCAGAATAAAGTCATTGAAATTAGTAACAGAAAAGAGAGAGCCTACTTAAAACTGGCTAGCATTCAGATTAAACAAGAAAGATTTAAAGCTGCAGAATTTTCAATAGAGAAAGCTGAAGAAAGTTATAATGAGCTACCGCACAGGTTACGGAATGCAAAATTTATGCAAGAATTTTATTCAGAGCTACAGTCTAAAAAATCTATTCTAAATAATTAA
- a CDS encoding isocitrate lyase yields the protein MKNLSQSNYASALQTVKDLKTKFGNNWAAINPDSAARMATQNRFKTGLEIAKYTAAIMRQDMADYDADSSNYTQSLGCWHGFVAQQKMIAVKKHHKTTSKRYLYLSGWMVAALRSEFGPLPDQSMHEKTAVPALIEEIYDFLGQADAIELNDLFRRQANGEDVQNEIDNFETHIVPIIADIDAGFGNEEATYLLAKKMIQAGACAIQIENQVSDAKQCGHQDGKVTVPHEDFIAKLNAVRYAFLELGVDEGVIVARTDSEGAGLTQKLPVSKEPGDLASKYLAFVDAEEVTMDEVKEDEVLLKRDGKLVRPIRLPNGLYKFKDGSNIDRVVLDCITSLQNGADLLWIETPTPNVKQIAHMVNRVREVVPNAKLVYNNSPSFNWTLNFRNQVFEEMLAEGENMTAYDRNNLMSAEYDGTELCHRADQKIKTFQVDGAKEAGIFHHLITLPTYHTTALHMNDLTEGYFGNDGMLAYVRDVQRQEIRKGVSCVKHQRMAGSDLGDDHKTFFAGDNALKAGGEKNTSNQFEAKGDKIKIKKKLSVVA from the coding sequence ATGAAAAATTTATCACAATCTAATTATGCTTCTGCTTTACAGACCGTAAAAGATTTAAAAACAAAATTTGGTAACAATTGGGCAGCAATCAATCCAGATAGCGCTGCGAGAATGGCAACTCAAAACCGTTTTAAAACAGGTTTAGAAATTGCAAAGTATACAGCAGCTATTATGCGCCAAGATATGGCAGATTACGATGCTGATTCTTCAAATTATACACAATCTTTAGGTTGCTGGCATGGGTTTGTGGCGCAACAAAAAATGATTGCAGTAAAAAAGCACCACAAAACCACAAGTAAACGCTACTTATACTTATCTGGTTGGATGGTTGCAGCATTACGTTCTGAGTTTGGGCCATTACCAGACCAATCTATGCACGAAAAAACTGCTGTACCAGCACTAATCGAAGAAATTTATGATTTCTTGGGCCAGGCTGATGCCATAGAGCTTAATGATTTGTTTAGAAGACAAGCCAATGGTGAAGATGTGCAGAACGAGATTGATAATTTTGAAACACATATTGTACCAATCATTGCAGATATAGATGCTGGTTTTGGTAATGAGGAAGCGACGTATTTATTAGCGAAAAAGATGATTCAGGCTGGTGCTTGTGCTATTCAGATCGAAAATCAAGTCTCTGATGCTAAGCAATGTGGTCATCAAGATGGAAAGGTTACGGTTCCACACGAAGATTTTATAGCAAAGCTTAATGCTGTACGTTATGCGTTTTTAGAATTAGGTGTAGATGAAGGTGTTATTGTGGCGCGTACAGATTCTGAAGGTGCAGGATTAACACAAAAGTTACCAGTAAGTAAAGAGCCTGGTGATTTGGCCTCAAAGTATTTAGCGTTTGTAGATGCCGAAGAAGTTACAATGGATGAAGTAAAAGAAGATGAAGTGTTATTAAAGCGTGATGGTAAACTGGTAAGACCAATAAGATTACCAAATGGATTATATAAATTTAAAGATGGTTCTAACATCGATAGAGTAGTGCTGGATTGTATTACAAGCCTACAAAATGGTGCAGATTTATTATGGATTGAAACACCAACACCAAACGTAAAACAAATTGCCCATATGGTAAACCGCGTACGCGAAGTAGTGCCAAATGCTAAGTTGGTGTATAATAATTCTCCATCATTTAATTGGACTTTAAATTTCCGTAATCAGGTTTTTGAAGAAATGCTTGCTGAAGGGGAAAATATGACAGCCTATGATAGAAATAATCTGATGAGCGCAGAGTATGATGGTACAGAATTATGCCACAGAGCAGACCAGAAGATTAAGACTTTTCAGGTAGATGGTGCGAAAGAGGCTGGTATATTTCATCATTTAATTACTTTACCAACATACCACACCACAGCATTACATATGAATGATTTAACCGAAGGTTATTTTGGTAATGATGGCATGCTGGCATATGTAAGAGACGTACAGCGTCAAGAAATTAGAAAAGGTGTGTCTTGCGTTAAACACCAAAGAATGGCTGGTTCTGACCTTGGCGATGACCACAAAACGTTCTTTGCAGGAGACAATGCTCTAAAAGCAGGTGGCGAAAAGAATACCTCTAATCAATTTGAAGCAAAAGGAGATAAAATAAAAATAAAAAAGAAATTAAGCGTAGTTGCTTAA